The proteins below come from a single Aspergillus oryzae RIB40 DNA, chromosome 5 genomic window:
- a CDS encoding uncharacterized protein (predicted protein): MYREMFRSKPGGDLLRRLRSKSCRALANALESIVRMGSIPPNLVLYGTNFGWLFGFNIGMGTRAEIMSVDISGSSGSVCDCSNHILTDRLMASILLGKTNSMTL, translated from the exons ATGTACAGGGAGATGTTCCGCAGCAAACCGGGCGGCGATCTGCTGCGGAGACTCCGGTCTAAAAGTTGCCGGGCTCTTGCGAACGCTCTCGAGAGCATTGTGAGAATGGGCAGTATACCTCCCAATCTTGTCCTTTACGGAACCAACTTCGGGTGGCTCTTCGGCTTCAACATCGGGATGGGGACCCGGGCCGAGATCATGTCTGTTGACATCAGCGGCTCCTCCGGTTCTGTGTGCGACTGCAG TAACCATATATTAACCGACCGGCTCATGGCATCCATTCTACTTGGCAAAACAAATTCAATGACTCTGTGA
- a CDS encoding uncharacterized protein (predicted protein), translating to MSLHSLGEEYDEFAEARRRAWWMTYYCVLQGSIVSTTPLAIVANDPQFVTPYPRFAADPDGWAVLMQAQQVLVSATQFVIDLNKCISTRTNMPYIYERMQQLDTWASSALAQSNLLPIVPPSMNCGDGMEFTTAQSIRSISRIKLSSAQIKTHRFRAFSDIPIFIKKHCDLTAANSNNSAACNSAKDSRVQNGITDIRCSCGGLEPFQQSSSEYTPSTASSTSSDYQSISQYSFTSGFPFSIQHSAKVCLRAALLISRMFPSLPIPQPIINEPKSPQGMTLQPPNQLPRTMPSFACCLMQGSYAMLMIFYKARVEKQLSPDYGNKTTPSDRLIEELRQGLERIIATVTNYAAAFEALDGMRDEIEGAYQTAFPQL from the exons ATGTCTCTGCATTCTTTAGGAGAAGAGTATGATGAATTTGCGGAAGCTCGTAGAAGAGCTTGGTGGATGACG TATTACTGCGTTCTCCAAGGGTCGATTGTCAGCACAACT CCGCTAGCTATTGTTGCAAACGATCCTCAGTTTGTAACACCTTATCCGCGCTTTGCCGCTGATCCAGAT GGTTGGGCTGTTCTGATGCAAGCTCAGCAAGTGCTGGTTTCAGCAACTCAGTTCGTAATTGACCTGAACAAATGTATCTCAACAAGGACCAATATGCCTTACATTTACGAACGGATGCAGCAGCTCGACACATGGGCGAGCTCAGCCTTGGCACAATCTAACTTACTTCCTATTGTTCCTCCGTCCATGAACTGTGGCGATGGCATGGAATTTACGACAGCTCAAAGTATACGCTCAATCTCACGGATCAAGTTGTCCAG CGCACAGATCAAAACCCACCGCTTTAGAGCATTCTCAGACATCCCTATTTTCATTAAGAAACATTGTGACCTAACAGCAGCTAATTCCAACAACTCAGCAGCATGTAATTCTGCCAAGGATTCCAGAGTGCAGAATGGAATTACCGACATTCGATGCTCGTGTGGAGGTTTGGAACCATTTCAACAGTCGTCAAGCGAATACACCCCTTCTACCGCTTCATCTACGTCCTCAGATTATCAGTCGATCTCCCAATACTCGTTCACTAGTGGATTCCCCTTCAGCATCCAACATTCCGCCAAAGTCTGCCTTAGGGCTGCTCTGCTGATCTCACGCATGTTCCCAAGTCTACCCATACCACAACCGATTATAAACGAGCCAAAGAGCCCGCAGGGGATGACGTTACAACCGCCGAACCAGCTTCCTCGAACTATGCCATCATTTGCCTGCTGTTTGATGCAAGGCAGCTACGCTATGCTAATGATATTCTACAAAGCGCGCGTAGAAAAGCAGCTGTCACCAGACTATGGAAACAAGACTACTCCTTCGGATCGATTGATAGAAGAACTCCGGCAAGGACTAGAGCGAATCATTGCTACTGTAACCAACTATGCAGCTGCTTTTGAGGCGTTAGACGGCATGAGAG ATGAAATCGAAGGTGCATATCAAACGGCGTTCCCTCAATTATGA
- a CDS encoding uncharacterized protein (predicted protein): MAPTGSRKRVKSIPSVADSQSSNDGTTLPSKDRGRSGSLKQRGSGNWHPGAWPVSKSSKAAPVTEVARESISVAQNVASSLTSSPVSQLASPKHPRNPSLQLTRKVGASTRSLPANATTTRINIASDGTASSPAIEAQPNPTASATESTNKESSNDEGAGTGQTIDKDQSDVTTETNAGSGEVEASQEQTPSQPSGWFAWVWAPSRTEPPPDNPREDSAPAPVDQTAENQTSKEEDIAPANQDQADETKPPVTAEIDDTVQKRSWLQMWYGSSSSKGLEEPHRENPPATDESNPPADIPPTSNENVDEPTADSSAGAPSSTDVPTKTAKPSGWSFWFRETSQDTSQVKSQEVQSVEASTTQDSIIKKPKDDPESEPEQKAELSKKGTLKIKSPKSSSALPEQIVSGLESSSASPAVNTSEATASKHLQKILPNQVLPRFRDTFALQEKPSLFQTIGRFLHYNKEPDNRHVYMIKDPPPIKRALAIGIHGYFPAPLIRTVLGQPTGTSIRFSNMAADALQTWADDHAYTCDIEKIALEGEGRIAERVDLLWKLLLNWMEKIRRADFILIACHSQGVPVAIMLVAKLISFGCLNAARVGVCAMAGVNMGPFSDYRSRWISGSAGELFEFALPHSQVSKDYEAALKTSLNFGVRISYIGSIDDQLVSLESSLFSPVAHPYVYRAVFVDGRVHAPSFLSHLVGFALKLRNLGLPDHGLIRELSSPLAGSLYSGEGHSRLYDDEAVYRLAIEFALETSNVQDATLNIKRSPPASSVNPYILPFAMRGLLEEEYVRRELYEETMELLRQFDDWKPTSKVLKDVKFRLEGIRSKL; encoded by the exons ATGGCGCCCACGGGTTCTCGCAAGAGAGTAAAGTCCATTCCGTCAGTTGCGGACTCACAATCGTCAAACGATGGGACGACATTGCCGTCGAAAGACAGAGGACGCTCGGGTTCACTGAAACAGAGGGGTAGTGGA AACTGGCACCCAGGAGCCTGGCCCGTTTCCAAATCATCTAAAGCGGCCCCAGTTACCGAGGTTGCCCGTGAGAGCATCTCGGTTGCCCAAAACGTAGCTTCAAGCCTCACTTCCTCGCCAGTATCGCAGCTTGCCTCTCCTAAACACCCTCGAAATCCTTCTCTGCAACTTACTAGAAAAGTTGGCGCTTCgactcgctctcttcctgcTAACGCCACTACAACCCGAATCAATATCGCATCCGATGGCACTGCGTCTTCACCAGCAATAGAAGCCCAGCCCAACCCTACTGCTTCAGCAACCGAGTCAACAAATAAGGAGTCGTCAAATGACGAAGGCGCCGGCACGGGACAAACCATTGATAAGGATCAATCGGATGTTACGACTGAGACGAATGCAGGGTCTGGGGAGGTAGAAGCAAGTCAGGAACAAACGCCATCGCAACCGAGTGGGTGGTTTGCATGGGTTTGGGCCCCTTCCAGGACTGAACCCCCCCCTGATAACCCCCGGGAAGATTCAGCCCCAGCCCCAGTGGACCAAACTGCGGAAAATCAGACTTCAAAAGAGGAGGACATTGCACCTGCCAATCAAGATCAAGCAGACGAAACAAAACCTCCAGTAACGGCGGAGATTGACGACACAGTACAAAAGCGATCCTGGCTCCAGATGTGGTAcggctcctcatcctcgaaggGCTTAGAAGAACCCCACCGTGAGAACCCGCCAGCAACAGATGAATCAAATCCCCCTGCTGATATACCACCTACATCAAATGAAAATGTAGACGAGCCCACCGCAGACAGTTCAGCAGGTGCGCCTAGTTCAACAGATGTGCCTACTAAAACTGCTAAACCGTCAGGCTGGTCTTTCTGGTTCAGAGAGACTTCACAAGACACTTCGCAGGTGAAGTCCCAGGAAGTCCAGTCCGTTGAAGCCTCTACTACCCAGGATTCCATAATAAAGAAACCCAAGGATGATCCCGAATCCGAGCCGGAGCAAAAAGCAGAGCTCTCGAAGAAGGGAACTCTTAAGATAAAATCTCCCAAGAGCAGTTCTGCTCTCCCTGAGCAGATTGTTTCTGGGCTAGAATCCAGCTCCGCTTCTCCTGCAGTGAATACGTCCGAAGCAACTGCTTCAAAGCATCTACAGAAGATCTTACCTAACCAGGTTCTCCCGCGCTTCAGAGACACTTTCGCTTTGCAAGAGAAGCCTAGTCTGTTCCAGACGATTGGGCGATTCTTACACTACAACAAGGAGCCAGACAATAGACATGTTTACATGATAAAGGACCCACCGCCCATCAAAAGAGCATTGGCTATAGGAATACACGGATACTTCCCCGCCCCGTTAATTCGGACTGTCCTTGGTCAGCCGACGGGTACATCTATCCGATTTTCAAATATGGCTGCAGATGCTCTTCAAACCTGGGCAGATGATCATGCGTATACGTGCGATATTGAAAAGATAGCGTtagaaggagaaggtcgcATCGCTGAACGAGTTGATTTATTGTGGAAACTACTGCTCAATTGGATGGAAAAGATAAGGCGGGCAGACTTCATACTGATTGCATGCCACAGTCAGGGTGTTCCTGTTGCAATAATGTTGGTTGCGAAGTTAATATCTTTTGGGTGCCTTAACGCTGCACGGGTCGGTGTATGTGCCATGGCCGGTGTTAACATGGGGCCTTTCTCCGACTATCGATCACGGTGGATTAGTGGCTCTGCTGGTGAACTTTTTGAATTTGCATTGCCTCACAGTCAAGTTTCAAAGGATTATGAGGCAGCGCTCAAAACGTCTCTCAATTTCGGTGTACGGATTTCCTATATAGGGAGTATTGATGACCAACTCGTTTCTCTAGAG TCATCACTGTTTTCACCGGTGGCTCATCCGTATGTCTACCGAGCAGTATTTGTTGACGGTAGAGTACATGCTCCAAGCTT CTTATCACATTTGGTCGGGTTTGCTCTTAAACTTCGAAATCTCGGACTTCCAGACCATGGCCTTATCCGCGAATTGAGTTCACCTTTAGCAGGTAGTCTGTATAGTGGCGAAGGTCACTCGCGTCTCTATGACGACGAGGCCGTGTATCG GTTGGCTATTGAATTCGCTCTGGAAACGTCGAATGTCCAGGATGCGACGCTTAACATCAAGCGAAGCCCCCCTGCTTCGTCAGTGAACCCTTACATCCTTCCGTTTGCCATGCGCGGCCTCCTCGAAGAAGAGTACGTTCGACGCGAGCTTTATGAAGAAACAATGGAACTGCTACGACAGTTTGACGACTGGAAACCGACCAGCAAGGTTCTAAAGGATGTAAAGTTCCGATTAGAAGGAATCCGCTCAAAGCTCTAG
- the spb1 gene encoding rRNA methyltransferase spb1 (putative SAM-dependent rRNA methyltransferase SPB1), giving the protein MAIQKKHGKGRLDKWYRLAKEKGYRARAAFKLIQLNKKYGFLEKSKVVLDLCAAPGSWCQVAAECMPAQSIIIGVDLAPIKPIPRVITFQSDITTEKCRTTIRQHLKHWKADTVLHDGAPNVGTAWVQDAFSQAELVLQSMKLATEFLVEGGTFVTKVFRSKDYNALLWVFKQLFTSVEATKPPSSRNVSAEIFVVCRGFKAPKRLDPKFLDPKHVFAELADPTPNNEARVFDPEKKKRKRDGYEEGDWTQFKEIPVTEFINTTDPIAILGQYNKLSFQQPLNGDIALSTLNRLEETTDEIRKCCEDLKVLGKKEFRNLLRWRLKVREKFGLVVKKGGQAKKDEPEEVAEIAPMDEELAIQEELQRLREKESSKAKKERRKENEKKRKEIVRMQMHMTTPMDIGMEQIGPLGDDAPFSLKRVEREGARDTIAAGKEVTVESESEDSESDVDAESDDEGDLLERELDSLYEQYQERKEDKDTKLRAKKARKDFEADEWEGFSESGNEESDNEDSEFGAANATSVAPPKNGTLSNNAALFFDQDIFQGLEDIDDVEDEDEDEDSVIEMDEDDNDYTESKNSVAKKQKAKDAKAVTQMVLDSSDEEPEELDEPRKENGQLDIDIITAEAMALAQQMASGEKKSHDVADDGFNRYAFRDVDGLPEWFLDDETKHSKPNRPITKAAAAAIKEKLRAINARPIKKVMEAKGRKKFKAAQKLEKLRKKSALLADDEALSERDKSQAISKLMSKATKKKPKQQVKLVVAKGNNRGISGRPRGVKGKYKIVDSRMKKDVRAQKRLAKKKQK; this is encoded by the exons ATGGCGATCCAGAAGAAG CATGGTAAGGGTCGTTTGGATAAGTGGTATCGCcttgcgaaggagaagggatACAGAGCTAGAGCTGCATTTAAGCTGATCCAGCTGAACAAGAAATATGGtttcttggagaagagcaaggtcGTTCTCGATCTTTGTGCTGCGCCAGGC TCATGGTGTCAAGTGGCCGCGGAATGTATGCCTGCTCAAAGTATCATTATCGGTGTCGATCTCGCCCCCATCAAGCCCATTCCACGAGTTATCACTTTCCAGAGCGATATCACGACCGAGAAGTGTCGCACAACTATCAGACAACACCTGAAACATTGGAAGGCGGATACAGTACTTCACGATGGTGCTCCAAACGTTGGTACAGCGTGGGTTCAGGACGCGTTCTCGCAAGCAGAGCTGGTCTTGCAATCGATGAAATTGGCTACTGAATTCCTGGTTGAGGGCGGTACCTTTGTCACCAAGGTCTTCCGGTCTAAGGATTACAATGCGTTGTTGTGGGTTTTCAAGCAACTTTTCACATCGGTGGAAGCCACAAAACCCCCCTCGTCTCGAAATGTCTCCGCCGAAATTTTCGTTGTCTGCCGTGGCTTTAAGGCACCGAAGCGCCTGGACCCTAAGTTCCTTGATCCGAAGCACGTATTCGCAGAACTGGCTGATCCAACCCCAAATAATGAAGCTCGTGTTTTTGACcctgagaagaagaagcgcaagaggGATGGTTATGAGGAAGGCGATTGGACGCAATTCAAGGAGATACCCGTCACCGAATTCATTAATACAACCGACCCAATTGCTATTCTCGGCCAATACAACAAACTAAGCTTTCAACAGCCCCTCAATGGAGATATCGCATTGAGCACACTCAACCGGTTGGAAGAAACGACAGATGAAATTCGCAAATGCTGTGAAGATCTAAAAGTGCTGGGCAAGAAGGAATTCCGCAACTTACTACGATGGCGATTGAAAGTCCGTGAGAAGTTTGGTCTTGTCGTAAAGAAGGGAGGGCAGGCCAAAAAGGATGAGCCCGAGGAAGTGGCCGAAATTGCCCCaatggatgaagagctgGCCATTCAGGAGGAACTGCAGCGTCTTCGGGAGAAGGAAAGCTCCAAGGCGAAAAAGGAGAGAcgaaaggagaatgagaagaagcgcaaggagATTGTCCGCATGCAGATGCATATGACAACCCCCATGGATATTGGTATGGAGCAAATTGGTCCTCTTGGAGATGATGCACCGTTTTCACTTAAACGTGTCGAGAGAGAGGGTGCCAGGGATACGATCGCTGCTGGGAAAGAAGTAACGGTTGAGAGTGAAAGTGAAGACTCAGAATCCGATGTCGATGCCGAGAGTGATGACGAAGGCGATTTGCTGGAAAGGGAACTCGATTCACTATACGAGCAATACCAAGAGCGCAAAGAGGACAAGGATACGAAACTAAGagccaagaaggccaggAAGGATTTCGAAGCCGACGAGTGGGAGGGCTTTTCAGAGTCTGGTAACGAGGAGTCAGACAACGAAGACTCCGAATTTGGTGCAGCGAATGCGACGAGCGTAGCACCTCCGAAGAATGGAACTTTATCCAATAATGCCGCGTTGTTCTTTGACCAGGACATCTTCCAGGGCTTagaggatattgatgacgttgaggatgaggatgaagatgaagatagtgTCATTGAGATGGACGAGGACGACAATGACTACACGGAAAGCAAGAATTCTGTtgcaaagaagcagaaggccaaggatgcgAAGGCAGTCACGCAAATGGTCTTGGACTCTTCGGATGAAGAACCTGAGGAACTCGATGAGCCTCGGAAGGAGAATGGTCAACTTG acattgatattatcaCCGCGGAAGCGATGGCCCTGGCTCAGCAGATGGCTAGTGGTGAAAAGAAGTCGCATGACGTGGCTGATGATGGGTTCAATCGGTATGCTTTCCGAGATGTTGACGGTCTTCCGGAGTGGTTCCTCGACGATGAGACAAAGCATAGTAAACCAAATCGACCCATCACCAAGGCTGCAGCGGCTGCAATCAAGGAGAAGTTGCGTGCCATCAACGCTCGACCAATCAAGAAGGTCATGGAAGCCAAGGGTCGAAAGAAGTTCAAGGCTGCGCAAAAGCTGGAAAAACTACGCAAGAAGTCTGCATTGCTGGCTGATGATGAGGCACTCAGCGAACGTGACAAGTCACAGGCCATTTCGAAGCTGATGAGCAAGgcaaccaagaagaagcctaaGCAGCAGGTGAAGCTGGTCGTGGCCAAGGGCAACAACAGGGGCATTTCTGGTCGTCCACGCGGAGTGAAGGGCAAGTATAAAATTGTGGATTctcggatgaagaaggatgtCCGAGCTCAGAAGCGTCTtgcaaagaagaagcaaaagtaA